In the Sandaracinus amylolyticus genome, GCGAAGATCACCGACTTCGGCATCGCGCGCGTGGCGAACGGCGAGCGGCGCACCCAGGCCCAGCTGACGCTCGGGACGCTCTGGTACATCGCGCCCGAGCAGGCGCAGAACTCGAGCGTCGACGCGCGCGCCGACGTCTACTCGCTCGGCGCGACGCTCTACGAGGCGCTCACCGGGAGCGTCCCCTTCCCCTACGACAACGCGGCGCGCGTGCTCGCGGCGCACATCTCGGAGATGCCGCGCCCACCGTCGACGCGCGCCCCCGGAGTCCCCGCGGCGCTCGACGATCTCGTCCTGCGTTGTCTCTCGAAGAACCCCGACGAGCGCCCGCGCGACGGCGATCACCTCGCCGCGCTGCTCGGTGCGATCGTCCCCGCGCCCGCGCGTCTGCCGATCCCATCGACGCAGGTCGCGAGCGCCGCGCCCATCGCGCCCGTCGCGCCGCCGCGCCCGCAGCGCTTCACGCGCGAGGAGAGCCAGGTCGGCATGTGGATCGGCATCGGAGGCCTGGTGCTCCTCGCAGGAGTCTGCCTGCTCGGCAGCTTCCTCTGCGTGCTCACCGGCTTCCTCCGTTGAGGGCGCTCGTCTCGTCCTTCGACACACACGCGTGACATCGCGCACGCGAGACCTGCTACCCTCCGCACGCGATGCTCCGCACGCGCGTCATCGCCGGCTGGACCTCGTCGATCGTGCTCGCGCTGGTCTTCGCGACGCTCGTCACGATGTTCGCGCGCATCGAGGTCTTCGTGGAGCCACTCCGCGTGGTCCCCGGCGAGCCAGCACCGGTCACGCTGCGCCTCGCGCCCACGCGCATCCACGCGACCGAGGACGGGCAGGTCCGACCGATCCGCATGATCGCGCCGCGCGTCGCGCGCGGTGAAATCGTCGAGGATCCCGTCACCGCCGCGCTCGTGACGTCCTACGAGGACGCGCGCCGCCCGCCCCGCGCCGACGAGATCATCGGGCTCTTCGCGGTCTACTTCTTCCTCGGCCTGCTCGCGGCGACGTGGCTCCGCATGCTGAGCCCCGGGCGCGGCGCGCTGATGCGCACGCAGCTCGGCCTGCTCGGGATCACGCTGCTCCTCGTCTCGTACGCGAAGCTCTACTTCCTGCTCACCGACGCCGCGACGACGCTCGTCCCGATCGGTGCGCTCTCGCTCTGGGTGCGCGTCTATCTCGATCGCCGCACCGCGTTCATGATCGCGCTGGTCGCGAGCTGCGTCGTCGCGTCGATGGCGGACTTCGATCCGATCGCGGCAGTCGTCTTCCTCGCGTGCGGCATGAGCCCGGTGCTGCTCGTGCGCGATCGCAAGAAGACGTGGACGATGCTGCCCGCGGGCGTCGCCGGCGGCATCGCGGGCGCCGCGCTCTTCGCCGCGGCACGCGTGCTCTTCGTCGGCGAGTTCGATCTCGACGCCGAGCTCGCGCAGCCGCTGCGCTCCGACTTCCTCGGCGCGCTCGCGTCGGGCCCGCTCGCCGGGATCGTCGCGGTCGGCTTCCATCCGCTCTCGTGGCGCGCGCTCGGCGCGGTGTCGCGACAGCGCCTGCTCGAGCTCTCCGACCTCGATCAGCCGCTCCTCCGCAAGATGGCGAAGGAAGCGCCGGGCTCGTGGGAGCACGCGCGCGCGATGGCGAACCTCGCCGAGGCCGCCGCGAACGCGATCGGCGGCGACGCGCTGCTCACGCGCGTCGGCGCCTACTACCACGACCTCGGCAAGACGATTCAGCCGAAGCTCTTCGTCGAGAACCTCACGCGCGGCGAGCAGACGCCCCACGCGCAGTACGAGCCCGACGTGAGCGCCGACGCGATCATGGCGCACGTGGTCGAGGGCACGAACATCCTGCGTCGGGGCGGCGTGCCCGAGCCCGTCGTGGAGTTCGCGTACACGCACCACGGCACGAGCGTGATCGAGTTCTTCTGGCACAAGACGCTCGAGGCCGGGAACCCGAAGGGCCGCGACGAGTCGTTCTTCCGCTATCCCGGCATGCGCCCGCGCACGAAGGAGACGGCGATCCTCATGCTCGTCGACTCCATCGAGGCCGCGTCGCGCACGATCGACCCGCCCGAGCGCGACAAGTTCGAGGAGATGGTGCAGCGCATCGTCTTCGTGAAGCTGCGCCAGGGTCAGCTCGACGAGTCCGGCCTCACGCTCGCCGATCTGCGCACGCTGACGACGCAGCTCGTCGACACGCTCTGCAACGTGCACCACTCGCGCATCCGCTACCCGTGGCAGGACCGGAAGGACAAGGGCGAGAAGCAGCTGCCCATCCCCGGCGCGGCCACCGAAGAAGAAGTCGTCCGCGCGCGCGCCGAGGCCGAGGAGCGCGAGGCCGACACGCCGGAGAGCGAGACGCGTCCCACCGACAACGCATCCGAGGACCACGACGACCATGACCACCACTGATCGCAGCTTCATGAAGTCGCTCTTCGGCGGGGTGATCGAGCAGGACCTCGTCTTCCCGTATCCAGAGCTCAAGGCCGACGAGCGCGAGAACCTCTCGCTGATGCTCGACAACGTGCAGAAGTTCTGCGAGACGCGCGTCGACTCCAAGAAGATCGACAAGGAGCACACGATCCCCGAGGAGGTGCTCGCGGGCATGAAGGAGCTCGGGCTCTTCGGCCTCTCGATCCCCGAGGAGTACGGCGGGCTCGGCCTCAGCACGACGTCCTACGCGCGCGTGATGCAGGAGGTCGCGGCGTACGACGCGTCGCTCGCGGTCACGATGGGCGCGCACCAGTCGATCGGCTGCAAGGCGATCGTCCTGCTCGGCACCGAGGCCCAGAAGCGCAAGTACCTCCCGCGCCTCGCGAGCGGCGAGCAGGTCGCGGCGTTCGCGCTCACCGAGCCCGGCGCGGGCAGCGACGCGGCGAGCATCACCACGCGCGCCGAGCTCTCGCCCGACGGCGAGCACTACATCCTGAACGGCTCGAAGATCTGGATCACGAACGGCGGCTTCGCCGACGTCTTCACGGTGTTCGCGCGCACCACCGAGCTCGATCCGAGCGCGAAGCCGAAGATCACCGCGCTGATCGTCGAGCGCGCACACGGCGTGAAGAACGGCCCGAACGAAGAGAAGATGGGCATCCGCGGCTCGTCGACGACCGAGATCTTCTTCGACGACGTGCGCGTGCCCGCCGGCAACGTGATCGGCGAGGCCGGCCGCGGCTTCAAGGTCGCGATGGAGGTGCTCAACAACGGGCGCCTCGGCCTCGCGGCGGGCTGCGTCGGCGCGAGCAAGCGCCTCATCGACATGGCGACCGAGCGCGTCAACGAGCGCAAGGCGTTCGGCCGCAGCATCGGCGACTTCGGGATGATCAAGGAGAAGATCGCGCGGATGGTCTGCGAGACCTACGCGCTCGAGTCGATGACGTACCTGACGACCGGGCTCGTCGACGCGAAGGTCGCCGACTACTCGGTCGAGAGCGCGATCTGCAAGGTGTTCGGCAGCGAGACGCTGTGGAGCGTCGTCAACGAGACGCTGCAGATCGCGGCGGGCATCGGCTACATGGTCGAGTACCCGTACGAGCGCCTGATGCGCGACTCGCGCATCAACATGATCTTCGAGGGCACCAACGAGATCCTACGCGCGTTCATCGCGCTCGCGGGCATGCAGGGCCCGGGGCGCCAGCTCGCAGAGGTCGCGCGCGCGATGCGCGAGCCGATCAAGGGCTTCGGCCCCCTCAGCGAGTACGTGATCCAGCGCGCGCGCAGCGTGATCGGCCGCGAGCGGCTGAGCCGCGCACATCCGGTGCTCGCGCGCGAGACCGTGCTCTTCGAGCAGCAGACCGCCGCGCTCGCCGCGGCGACCGAGCGCGTGCTGCGCAAGCACGGCAAGGACATCGCGGAGAAGCAGTTCGTGCAGAAGCGCATCGCCGAGGTCGCGATCGACCTCTACGCGATGGCGGCGACGCTCTCGCGCACCACGCGCGCGATCGAGGCGCGCGGCGAAGAAGGCGCGCGGCGCGAGATCGAGCTCTGTCAGGGCTTCGCGATCATCGCCGAGAAGCGCCTCGCGGATCGGCTCGGCGAGATGGAGCGCGACAGCGACGAGCTGCTGAAGAGCATCGCGACCCGCGCCTACGAGGACCGCGGGTACCCGCTCGACATCGTTTGAGCTCCAACCTTCTCAGCGCGCGAGCAGCGCGCCCGCCACCACGATCGGCCAAGCCCACAGCGCCAGCCCCGCGACCCACCACGCCGCGAGCAGCGCCGCATCCCCCACGCCGGGCTCGATCTCGCGATCGAGCCCGAGCCGCTTCCGCGCGTCCTCGACGCGCTCCTCGAGCATCGCCTCGTCGAGCTCGCTCGCCGCATAGAGGCTCTTGCTCCGGCGCCCCCGCGCGAACGCCGTGAGCACCGCGCGCGGCGCGATGAACACGCCGTACTGCATCGCGAACAGGTTCAGCACCCACGCCGCGAGGTGCCCGCCGCACCCCGCGCCGATCTCCCACGCCGCGATCTCCGACTCACCGGTCCAGTCCGCCGCGTAGCCGGTGAGCACGTGGTGCAGGTCGTGGAGCTTCACCGCGCGACGGCGCGCGTCGCTGTTCGGGAAGCCGATCGGGATGCCCGCGATCTTCTTCAGCTCGACCCACGTCGCTTCGTAGCCGCCGTCTCCGAAGCCCCACGCGTCGAAGTACTTCTTCCGCGCTTCGCGGAGCGAGAGCGTTCCTTCGTAGACGACCGTTCCTGCTGCTGCTTCCACGATCCACCCTCCTCCGCGAGCCCGCGCACCAAGAGCTCGAGCGACGCGCGCAAATGCGCGCGCGCCGCGTCCACGCTCGGCGAAGCGCCGCCGAGCCAGCCCATCAGCGCGAAGATGTAGAGACCGAACACGGTCACCGCGGCGAGCATCGAGGGCACGTCCGCGCGCACCGCGCCGACCTGCTTGTGCTGCTCGATGCGCTCGACGAGCGCGCCCACGAACGCCGAGTCGATCTCCTCGCGCGCGCGCCGCGCGCCCTCGGTCGCGAACGCGAGCTCCTTCACGAAGATGCGCGCGAGCTCCGGGTCCTTCGCGTACATCGCGAAGAAGCGTCCGAAGATCGCGTCGAGCTCCGCGACCAATCCGCCCTCGGTGCGCAGCGCGAGCGCCTGCGCGGCCGTGCGTCGCATGCGGTCCTGGAAGACCATCGCGACGAGGTCGACCTTCGTCGGCGCGTAGAGGAACACCGTCCCCTTCGCGATCCCGGCGCGCTCTGCGACCGCCTGGGTCGTCGTCGCGTCGAACCCTCGCTCCTTGAAGAGCGCAGCTGCCGCGTCGCGGATCGCCGCTTCCTTCTCGGCCTTCTTGCGCTCGCGGAGCCCGCCGCCCTCGTGCTCGTCCCGATTCATGACCCGAGTCATTTATGACCACAGTCATTTTCGTGGTCAAGACCGGGCCGCGCGCGCTGTCGTGTGCGGCCGCCTCTTGCGGCCGATCCGGCGAACGTGGACGATCCGACTCTTCCTCGGAGGTCCTGCTCGATGCATCGCTTGCCGTCGTTGTTCCTCGCTGCGCTCCTCGTCACGAACGTCACGGCCTGCGCGGAAGGAGGAGGCGGCACCGGGGGTGGCACGGACAGCGGCCCCGTGACGACGTCCGACGCCGGCCCGCGCGAGGACGGCGGCGGCACGCGGCGCGACGCATCGAGCGGCACCTGCGGCGCGGGCCAGCACACGTGCGGCGGCGGCTGCATCGACGATCTGCCGAACGAGCCGGAGAACGGCTGTCGCCTCGGCTGCGGCGAGGCCTGCCCCGCGCCGCCCGGCATGGGCACTACGATCTGCAACGCCGGGGGCGAGTGCGACTTCGAGTGCACGCCTCCGTTCAACCGCGACGGCGACGCGTGCGTCTGCGTGCCGCGCACGTGCGACGACATGGGCGCGATGTGCGGCGCGCCCGACGACGGCTGCGGCACTCCGCTCGACTGCGGCAGCTGCGGCGCCGGCGGCTCGTGCATCGACGGCCGCTGCGCGTGCACGCCCGACGCCCGCGAGCCGAACGACTCGCACACCACGGTCACGAGCCTCGGCACCTACGCGGACTCCGACGATCCCGACTTCGAGATGACGATGGTCAACCTCGACGACGATCGCGACGAGGACTGGTTCCGCTACGAGATCACCGACAGCAACACCGACAACGCGGTGATCACCGTGACGCTCGACGACATCCCGGCCGGCAGCGACTACCGGCTCGCGGCCTACTACGACTGCGGCTCGGACCCCGACCTCAGCACGTGCACCGCCGGCACTGGGGACAACATGGTCGGCCGCGGCTGCGCGTCGGACAACGCGGGCACCGCGAGCGAGACGGTGACGATCGACACCGACTGCGATCGCTTCCTCAGCGCCAACGACAGCGGCACGCTCTACGTCCGCGTGACGTCCGCCACCTTCGGCGGCAGCTGCCAGGCCTACAGCCTCTCGATGCGCGTGCGGTGATCAGCGGTCGCGCCGCACGCGCGCGACGAGCTTCGGCGGCTCGAGCCGGCCATCGCCGGGATCGAGCCGCGCGTCGTGCCGCGCGATCACGCGCAGGTTCACGACGTTGATCAGCACGTGCGCCACGATCGGCCCCTCGAGCGCGCCCGTCAGCTCGTAGATGCCGCCGAGCACGAAGCCCATCACGACCGCCCACGCGGTCCACGGCACGAGGTCGCGGCGCGGCGCGAGGTGCAGCAGCCCGAACCCGATCGACGTGACGACGTAGCCCAGCGCGGGCTGGAGCGCGCCGCGGAACAGCAGCTCTTCCGCCACACCGCTCGCCAGACCCAGCAGAACGAGCTGCGCGCCGCTCGCGCCCTCGACGAACGTCTTGAGCTCGCTGCGCAGCGCCTTCGCCCACCGCGTCCGCGCGAGCAGCGAGCGCGTCGACATGATCGTGATCATACCGACCACGAGACCGAGGCCGATCGACACGACGCTCGCGGCGCCCCCGAGATCCACGATCGCCGACGGATGTCTCACGATCATCGGCCGCCCCAGCGCGAGCCCGAGGCCCAGCGCCACGATGATCGTCACGGCGTACGCGACGAGCGCACCGGTGATGCGCCGACGGCTCACGAGTGTTTCCTCGCACGAGACCCGAGATGCAGCGTTGACACCCCAGGCCCCCGCGACCTACACCAGCGGCCCCACGCGATCGCTCTGTCCACCCAGTTCCTTCTCGGGCAAGATCCGTCACCCGAGGTCCACGAGGCCTCTCCCGCGCGTCTGGCGCGCGACGAGGGCCGCCGCTCCTCGGGCTCGCTGTCGATGGAATACCACGGTCACGACGAAGCGCCTCGCATCCTGGTCGTCGACGACGAGAAGGTGATTCGCGAGATCCTCGCGGACTTCCTCTCGATGGAGGGCTTCTGGGTCCGCACCGCGGAGGACGGAAGCGCCGCGCTCGTCGAGCTCTCGCGACACCACTACGACCTGGTCCTCAGCGACCTGAAGATGCCCAACATGGGCGGGCTCGAGCTGCTGCAGGCGATCAGCAAGCACACGCCCAACGTCGTCACGGTGATCATGACGGGCTTCGGCACCGTCGAGACCGCGATCGACGCGATGAAGCGCGGCGCGTACGACTACATCCTCAAGCCCTTCAAGGTCGAAGAGGTCGTCCACACGATCCGCCGCGGGCTCGAGAAGCAGAAGCTCACCGCGGAGAACCTGCGCCTCAAGGAGTCGCTCTCGCTCTACAAGGTGAGCGAGGCCATCGCCGCGTCCCTCTCGCTCGAAGAGGTGATGCACACCGTCACCGACGCCGCGATCCACGAGCTCGACGCCGATCAGGTGTCGATCGTGCTCAAGGACGGGATGGGCGGCTTCTTCGAGCGAGGCCGCGAGCTGCACCCGGACTTCCGCCCGGTGTCGGAGCTCGCGTCGCTCGATGCGAGCGCGCTGTCGCGCTTCTTCCAGGAGGACCAGCCGCTGCGCGTGCACGGCTCGCAGGTCTTCGACTACGTCAAGGCGAGCGAGACCGGCATGAAGCCGCACTCGCTCGTCGTCTGCCCACTTCGGATGCGCAAGGAGAACGTCGGCTTCCTCGGCGTCTTCAGCTACACGCGCGGCAAGAAGTTCGACGAGGGCCAGCGCAAGCTCTTGCTCATGGTCGCGCACCGCGCCGCGGCCGCGATCGAGAACGCGAAGCTGTACGAGGACCTCAAGGCGACGTTCCAGCAGACGATCAAGGGCCTCGCGAGCGCCATCGACAAGATGGATCGCTACACGTCGGGCCACTCGGAGCGCGTCGCGGCGTACGCGCAGATCCTCGCGATCAAGCTCGGTCTGCCCGAGGAGCAGGTCGAGATCGCGCGCCAGGCCGCGCTGATGCACGACATCGGCAAGATCGGCTGCGTGATGAACCTGAACAAGCCGGGGAAGCTCTCGCAGGAGGACTACGAGGTCTTCAAGCGACACCCCGACTTCGGCCGCGACATCCTCGAGCCGATCACGTTCCTGCACCCGCTGATCCCCGGCGTGCACCTGCACCACGAGCGCTGGGACGGCCGCGGCTATCCGCTCGGGATGAAGGCGCAGGAGATCCCGCTCCTCGCGCGCATCATCTCGGTCGCCGACACCTACGACGCGATGACGAGCGACCGCGCATACCGCAAAGCGCTGCCGCACGACGTCGCGGTGAACGAGATCCTCCGCTGCGCAGCATCGCAATTCGATCCCGACTGCGCGCACGAGTTCCACGAGGCGATCGAGGCCGATCGCGAAGAGAAGCAGGCGAACGGCGAGCCCGTTCCCGAGTGAGCGCCAGCCGGCGAGACCGCAGAGAACGCAGAGAGCCGCAGAGATCGGAGAAGCATCTCTCCTCTCTGCGGCCCTCCGTGGCCCTCTGCGGTTGATCTCTCTGCTCAGCGCGGCGACGTCGTGACGTGCAGCTCGTAGTCGGCGCGGTTGCCGCGGCCGCCATCGCGCACGTAGACGACGTACCAGCCGGGCTCCACCACGCGCGCGACCGCTTCGCTCGACGCGCGACCGCGCGCTGCATCGAGCACGCGTGCGCGCGCATCGCGCAGCTCGAGATCGAGATCCGTGCGATCCGCGTCGCCGCCGCTGCCGCGGATCACGAGGCGCACCGAGAGCATCGAGCGGCGCTCGACGCGCACGCGGTACGCGCGGATCGCATCGAAGCCGGTGTCCGGGCGGTTCGCACCGCCGCTCGGTGCTGGCTGCGTGAGCCCGTCGATCTT is a window encoding:
- a CDS encoding HD domain-containing phosphohydrolase — protein: MEYHGHDEAPRILVVDDEKVIREILADFLSMEGFWVRTAEDGSAALVELSRHHYDLVLSDLKMPNMGGLELLQAISKHTPNVVTVIMTGFGTVETAIDAMKRGAYDYILKPFKVEEVVHTIRRGLEKQKLTAENLRLKESLSLYKVSEAIAASLSLEEVMHTVTDAAIHELDADQVSIVLKDGMGGFFERGRELHPDFRPVSELASLDASALSRFFQEDQPLRVHGSQVFDYVKASETGMKPHSLVVCPLRMRKENVGFLGVFSYTRGKKFDEGQRKLLLMVAHRAAAAIENAKLYEDLKATFQQTIKGLASAIDKMDRYTSGHSERVAAYAQILAIKLGLPEEQVEIARQAALMHDIGKIGCVMNLNKPGKLSQEDYEVFKRHPDFGRDILEPITFLHPLIPGVHLHHERWDGRGYPLGMKAQEIPLLARIISVADTYDAMTSDRAYRKALPHDVAVNEILRCAASQFDPDCAHEFHEAIEADREEKQANGEPVPE
- a CDS encoding serine/threonine-protein kinase — protein: MEPGTRIGKYVIDARLGEGGNGTVYAARDGVLGRHVALKILHPHLVSDAQIAARFRQEAQAMAQLNHPNVVIVHDFVGEANRWAIVMELAVDGETLGSLIKREQRLDPARAVRLCAQIAAGLGHAHARGIVHRDVKPANVLVLRDAGHDVAKITDFGIARVANGERRTQAQLTLGTLWYIAPEQAQNSSVDARADVYSLGATLYEALTGSVPFPYDNAARVLAAHISEMPRPPSTRAPGVPAALDDLVLRCLSKNPDERPRDGDHLAALLGAIVPAPARLPIPSTQVASAAPIAPVAPPRPQRFTREESQVGMWIGIGGLVLLAGVCLLGSFLCVLTGFLR
- a CDS encoding HDIG domain-containing metalloprotein, with amino-acid sequence MLRTRVIAGWTSSIVLALVFATLVTMFARIEVFVEPLRVVPGEPAPVTLRLAPTRIHATEDGQVRPIRMIAPRVARGEIVEDPVTAALVTSYEDARRPPRADEIIGLFAVYFFLGLLAATWLRMLSPGRGALMRTQLGLLGITLLLVSYAKLYFLLTDAATTLVPIGALSLWVRVYLDRRTAFMIALVASCVVASMADFDPIAAVVFLACGMSPVLLVRDRKKTWTMLPAGVAGGIAGAALFAAARVLFVGEFDLDAELAQPLRSDFLGALASGPLAGIVAVGFHPLSWRALGAVSRQRLLELSDLDQPLLRKMAKEAPGSWEHARAMANLAEAAANAIGGDALLTRVGAYYHDLGKTIQPKLFVENLTRGEQTPHAQYEPDVSADAIMAHVVEGTNILRRGGVPEPVVEFAYTHHGTSVIEFFWHKTLEAGNPKGRDESFFRYPGMRPRTKETAILMLVDSIEAASRTIDPPERDKFEEMVQRIVFVKLRQGQLDESGLTLADLRTLTTQLVDTLCNVHHSRIRYPWQDRKDKGEKQLPIPGAATEEEVVRARAEAEEREADTPESETRPTDNASEDHDDHDHH
- a CDS encoding TetR/AcrR family transcriptional regulator encodes the protein MNRDEHEGGGLRERKKAEKEAAIRDAAAALFKERGFDATTTQAVAERAGIAKGTVFLYAPTKVDLVAMVFQDRMRRTAAQALALRTEGGLVAELDAIFGRFFAMYAKDPELARIFVKELAFATEGARRAREEIDSAFVGALVERIEQHKQVGAVRADVPSMLAAVTVFGLYIFALMGWLGGASPSVDAARAHLRASLELLVRGLAEEGGSWKQQQERSSTKERSRSAKRGRSTSTRGASETAATKRRGSS
- a CDS encoding CPBP family intramembrane glutamic endopeptidase yields the protein MSRRRITGALVAYAVTIIVALGLGLALGRPMIVRHPSAIVDLGGAASVVSIGLGLVVGMITIMSTRSLLARTRWAKALRSELKTFVEGASGAQLVLLGLASGVAEELLFRGALQPALGYVVTSIGFGLLHLAPRRDLVPWTAWAVVMGFVLGGIYELTGALEGPIVAHVLINVVNLRVIARHDARLDPGDGRLEPPKLVARVRRDR
- a CDS encoding acyl-CoA dehydrogenase family protein yields the protein MTTTDRSFMKSLFGGVIEQDLVFPYPELKADERENLSLMLDNVQKFCETRVDSKKIDKEHTIPEEVLAGMKELGLFGLSIPEEYGGLGLSTTSYARVMQEVAAYDASLAVTMGAHQSIGCKAIVLLGTEAQKRKYLPRLASGEQVAAFALTEPGAGSDAASITTRAELSPDGEHYILNGSKIWITNGGFADVFTVFARTTELDPSAKPKITALIVERAHGVKNGPNEEKMGIRGSSTTEIFFDDVRVPAGNVIGEAGRGFKVAMEVLNNGRLGLAAGCVGASKRLIDMATERVNERKAFGRSIGDFGMIKEKIARMVCETYALESMTYLTTGLVDAKVADYSVESAICKVFGSETLWSVVNETLQIAAGIGYMVEYPYERLMRDSRINMIFEGTNEILRAFIALAGMQGPGRQLAEVARAMREPIKGFGPLSEYVIQRARSVIGRERLSRAHPVLARETVLFEQQTAALAAATERVLRKHGKDIAEKQFVQKRIAEVAIDLYAMAATLSRTTRAIEARGEEGARREIELCQGFAIIAEKRLADRLGEMERDSDELLKSIATRAYEDRGYPLDIV